In one Hyla sarda isolate aHylSar1 unplaced genomic scaffold, aHylSar1.hap1 scaffold_2530, whole genome shotgun sequence genomic region, the following are encoded:
- the LOC130323724 gene encoding epidermal growth factor receptor kinase substrate 8-like: protein MIVEATGGPELAQNVLTPLLIKDAIDFLHFVLNPEEKKLWLSLGDTWSKSRVDWPKDHFIPPYVPRFRNGWEPPLLNFGNVMKDPGHKVESLSSTPEPKLEPQSYPSE, encoded by the exons ATTGTGGAGGCCACGGGAGGCCCAGAACTTGCGCAGAATGTCCTGACTCCTCTCCTTATAAAAGACGCCATCGACTTCCTGCATTTTGTGCTGAACCCTGAGGAGAAGAAGCTGTGGCTCTCACTTGGTGACACGTGGAGTAAATCCAG GGTGGACTGGCCTAAAGACCACTTCATCCCCCCGTACGTCCCCCGCTTCAGGAATGGCTGGGAGCCACCATTGTTAAACTTTGGGAACGTCATGAAAGATCCAGGACACAAGGTGGAATCGCTATCAAGTACCCCCGAACCCAAGCTGGAGCCCCAAAGTTACCCCTCAGAG